The sequence CACGGGGAAGACGTTCATCCCCCATGCCGGCCAAGACAGCGAACTCGGTGCAATGAACTCTGGATCCGTATCGTTTCGATTTGCCGTGAGACTCGTTACAAGGTCGACCGACAAGTCCACGAGCCCTAGCGTCACGGTTTGGACGCCTGGAATCTTGTAAGACTTCCGGCCCAAGGGCGTCGAATTCAAGATCGGGAGCGGGACGGCAACCCCGAGAACGTACGCGGTGATTTCACAGGAATCGGGAGCCATGTTGACGAATGTGTCCACGCTCTCTTCGAACGTGAGACTCAAGTGTTCGTAGTTCGCAATCACGCCACACGTTGCGGACAGGGCAAGCCAAGTGTCGGCATCGGTTCTGGGAAGACCGAAGGAAACAGACTGTTGCAGGAGCTCGTTCGAAGCGGAGGCCAAAGGGGACGGTGCCAACAGAGCAACAACCGCAAGGCCAATCAAGAGTTCCATCGCGTTCTGCCGCTTCATCGCTTTCCCGCCACCGTCGTTCCGGTCCTTTGGCCGATGCACTTCTAGAACGAGCTTCACCAACTCAAGGGGTAGGCGGAGACTGGTTCGCAGACTTCAAAACAGCCCCCCCGGCCCCACTCGCAACTCATTCTTTCTCGGCCTATTTAATGGTGTCGCGGGCATCCGCTCCATGAAATCGGGCGGCCGAGTTCCCGCGCCGACCCGAATTTCTCAGGGCGCAGCAACGGACGTCTGACCTGAGATGTTCTGGCAAGTGACGACGAGGACAGACCAACTGAATCAGGGGGCAGCGCGCGCACGTTCGATGCTGGGAGTCACTCCCACCTTCCTGAACTCGGGTAGCCGGCTCGGACTTCCTCGACCCGGGCGGGCCAATCGGCCAGGGGAACGCCATCGAGCTGGTCTTCGAGCCGGTCGAGGAAGGCGTGCACGCCAGGCGCGAATCCGATCGCCGTCCGCCGGGTCAGGCGCCGGTGCGTCAAGCGGAGGATCGTCCCCTCCCCGTCCGGCTCGAGTTCCCAACGGACGACGCTCCGCTCGTCGGGCAGGTCGGCGCGCAGGGTGGCGTTCCATTCGTGTTCGAAGACGCGCGGCGGGTCCCACGTCAGGATGCGGCCCGTCACATGGACCTGGGCGGGGCCGCTCCAGTATTCGATGCGGCCGCCCGCGCGGGCCTCGATGATCGCCTTCGTCATGTACCAGCGGGCCAAGTGCTCCGATTCGGTAAGGGCCTCCCACACGACGTCGACGGGGTGACGGAGCCGCCGCTCGAAGGCGATGGTCGCGTATTCGCCGTCGAAGGCGACCGTTCCGACGCGTTCGGTCGACCGGGTCGTCACGTGGGCCTCGTCTCCTCGTTGTTCGCCGGTCTTGGCCATCATCGTTTCTTCCTCTTTGGCTTTTCGTCCGCGGCCCGGGCGTCGAGATACCGTTCCAGCGCGGAGAGCGTGTCGGGCCACATCGCCTGGTATTTCGCGACCCACTCGTACAGCTCGGCAAGGCCCTCGGGCTTGAGCGCGTAGATTCGCTGCTGCGCCTTGACGGTGACGTCCACGAGCCGTGCGTCCCGAAGCACCTTGAGGTGGCGCGAAACCGCGGGCTGCGTCAGACGCGGGAACCTCGCGGCGATCGCTCCTGCGGTCCGGCTGCCGCCTGCGAGGAGGTCGAGGACCGCCCGGCGGGTCGGGTCCGAGATCGCGAAGAAGGCGTCTCGTGTCACGATCGTCCTCATCCGAACTTCTTCTCGAGTTCGGCGAAAAAGGCCTTGGAAAGCCGGCCGAAGTCGCCTTCGCTCAACCGGACCTCGTCGCCCGCCTTGAGCCCCAGGACGGACTTCTCCGGCGGGAGCCTTATCCCGGAACTCGCAGAGTTCGGCCACCCCGGTAGCTTGTCGACTTGCAGCTTGCCCCGGTTGAGCAGGAGGGAGTTGCACAGGATGCGGACCTCGTTCAACGGATTGCCATCCTTTCCCTCGATGCCGGTGAACCGGTGCACGAACATGTAGTCCAGGAGGAGGACCTGGTCGTTGAAGAAGCGAGCCTCGAACTCCTTGGAGGGCGCCTTGCCGGCCTGCGTTCGGTACGCACGCAGGTCGGCCTCGACCCTCGCGCGACACGCGGCGATGTAGTCCTTCGGGTACTTCTTCATCCCGAGCACGGGACTAGGCCCCCCGCGGCTTCCGCGCAGGCGCCGGCCCTGGCTGCAGGAGCGTGAGGTGGTTGCTGTCGGGGTCCGTGAAGTACGCGGCGATGCCGTAGTTCGCCTCCACGGGCGCGGGGTCCTTGAACTTCACGCCGCGCGCTTTCAGGACCTCGAAGTCCTTGCGGCAGTCGTTCGTCTTGAAGACCCAGTGGTTGCCGCCGCTGCCCGCGCCCGGAGGCGCGCGCGGATCGACGACGTACCGCCCTTTCAGGAGGATGAACTCGGGTTCTTGGCCTTTGGGAGCGACGGTGAGCCAGCGGGGGCGACCGGCTTGCTGATAGTCCTGGCGCTTCTCGAAGCCGAGCGCTTCCGTGTAGAACTTCAGCGCCCGGTCCTGATCGCCCACGACGATCGGGACGTGGGTCGTCTTCTGGAAGATGCGATCATCGTTCGTGGCCGCCTTCCCCGCGATGTTGGGTTGGAGCATTGTGAACAAGTTGCCGTCCGGATCCTTAAAGGACGCCGAGATGCCCCACGCTTGCTTCTGCGGCTCCTTGTACGCGCCGACGTGGAAGTCCACTCCCCGTGCCTTGAGCCTCTCGTAACCCGCGACGCAGTCCTCCGTGAGGAACGCGATATGGTGTCCTCCCGTTCCCGCTTCTGGGCCCACGCCTGTCTCAACCTTTTGTGTGCCGTGCGTGAGCACAAACTCGAGTTCCTCGCCCTTGAGCCCGACCGTTAGCCAGCGGGGGTTGCCGGGCAGCTGGTAGTCCGCGCGCTTCTCGAACCCGAGCGCTTCCGTGCAGAAGCGGAGGGCCTTCTCCTGGTCGCTCACGACGATGGGCACGTGCGTCAGTTTCTCGATCATGGTCTGCCTCTGCAAGGCTGTATGACGCTCTGGTTATTTAACTTTTGGATTATATTCCACCGCGCGCGGCTCGCGGCCTATGCCGGACCGTCAGCTCCCTGCCTTCTTCTGAACCCGAGACGGAGGGCTCCCAGGCCCTCCTTCCTCCATTTGTGGCATTCCGACGCTCGCTCTCGAAGGATCGATCCGGAAGTCCGCGGGGGTTCGAAATGCGATCCCCTGACTTCGGCACGCCTGCGCGAGCTGCGCGAGGAAGGGCGCCATGGTATCCGGGTCTGTGATTCGGAGGAGTTGCGGCGCCAGGTCCGACGATCGGAGCCGCGCGAGCATCGCCTCGCGGACCCCCCATCGCGCATCGAGGGACCGCGTGAACACTTTCTTGACACCAACGTCCGCAAAGTTCTCCGCGATTCGCTCGGGCGTCCAATCTCCGGTCGGCGGGTACGCGGGGGCGAAGCCGACGAACGTGGTCAGCCCGGCGTCGGAAAGCGCTCGGAGGCACCGCAACCGAGCGTCGATCGGCGGCGCCCACGGCTCGAGCAAAGACCGCGCGCGGTCGTCCAGGGTGGGTACCGACATCCCGACTTCGATGGACGTGAAGCGTCGGAAGAGATCGATGTCGCGCATCATGAGCGGCGAACGGGAGAGCACCGAGACGGGCCAATCGGCTCGGAGGAGGACCTCCAGCGCATGCCGCGTGATGCGGTACTTCCCCTCGACGAACTGATACGGATCCGTCGCGGTCGAGATCGCGACGAGGCCCCGGGGGAGCTTCCGGACCTCGCGTGCCAGGACCGTCGCGGCGTTCCGTTTTATCATGACGGATGCGCCCCACGCCGCGCGATCCATCCTCATCAGTCGGGGAACAAAGCAGAAGACGCACCCGTGGTAGCAACCAACGTATGGGTTGAAAGAATAGTCGAGCCACGGGAGCGGATCTTTGCGCAGCGCCGAGTCGACGTGGATCTCGCGGATCTCGAACGAATCGTGGGGGCTCGGCACGTATATCCCGAAGAGCTCGTCCACGGACGGGGTGGGAGCTTCGGGACCTATGAGCTTGACCGTGGGAGGTCCGCGAAAGTGCCGGGCGTCGCCTTCGGCCGGGAACGATGCGTGGCGTCGAAGGAAAGGCTATAGCGGTCCCTTCCCGTTACGGGAGTCCCGGCGGGGCCATCCCGCCGCGTTTCCAGGGAGGCGTGAGCGATTGGGCACGGACCGGCGGCATGCCGGCCAGATCACGGCGGCGGTCGTCACGAGCCTCTTCGCCATGGTCCTCGTCTCGAACGTCCTCTGGCCCGGAGCCCCGCCGGCCGCGAGCGAGCAAGCCCGATGGCCCTCCGGAACGAATCCGTTCCCGAGCTTCCCGGCCGGACCGGAACTGCACGTCGTCCCGGTGGGTCCGGACACGAACCTCTCGACGCGCCTCCTGCTCGCATCGCTCCAGGGGCTCGCGAACCGCGTCCGGGCCGAACTCTATCTCGACGTGGACGACGAGGCAGCGAACGCGTCGTCGATGCTCTCGTTCCTCGTTTCGAAATACCATCTCCGGCGCGACAGGATGACGATCGACGCGGCGATCTCCGCCTACCTCCCGAGCGCCGCCGAGATCGTCGTGTACGACCCCGCGAGGCCGGAGTCGATCAACGTCGCGACGATGATCGCGGCGCAGCGGGACGCGGTCCTCGTCGGCCCGGACCTCTCGGAATCGCTCCATGCGCGCACGGGCCTCCCGGTGTTCGACTACGCGACGAGCGACTGGGCTCCCCTCGACCCGGTCGCCGCGACGGACCGCGCGCTCCGTGATCTCTACCCCGGTTCGTCGCCGAGCCTCCTCGCGATCCTGCCGCCGGACCGCTGGGCGATCCGCGACTACCTGATCGCCACGCGGACGTTCGTCTTCTACGAGCCGCAAGGCGCCCTCGCGACGCCGCCCGAGACCGCCGCGACGATGCGCGTCTTGCGCGCGACGCCCCGCAACATCCCGATCCTGGGATGGTTCGACAGCCCGACGCTCACGGAGGAGAACGCGTTCGTCCAGATGGCCTCGGCGGAGGGCAAGTTCGTCGTCGGGGTGCAGGATCTCCCGAACCTCTCCGTCCTCACGGCGTTCGGTCGGAACGACACGCACCGCCAAATTCCGACGTCCGCGCCGTCGACGGCCCTCGAGGACAAGACGTACGTCGTCGTCGCGGTGCCGGATGGGGACAACGTGGACTTCATCTCGGGGCGGATGCGGGAGCTCTGGTCCGAGCCCGCGCGGGGGACGGTGCCGCTCGCCTGGAGCATCGACCCGCTCCTGGTCGATCTCGCGCCGCCGCTGCTCGACTGGTATTACGACACCGCCACGCCGAACGACCGGTTCGTCGCGGCGCCGAGCGGGGCGGGATACCTGTACCCGGACTACACCGGTCCGGGCGACCTGCCGGGATATCTGGCCCTCACGGAGCGCTACATGGCGGCGGCGGACCTGGACGTCGTCTGGCTTCTGAATGCGTTCACGGCCTCGGAGATCCCCTACTCAGACGGGAGCCTCTCTGCGTACGTCCGCGGCGTGCATCCCGAGGGGATCGTCCTGGATTACGACGACCAACCGGGGTCCCGCGACGTCTGGGTGGCGTCGGGCGGAGGCAACGCGTCCCCCGTGATCCGATCGACCCATTTCTGGACGACGGCCGACAACGTGCTCGGCAAGATCGATGCCGCCGCGGCCGCGTGGGGCGACGGGCCGCATTTCCTCTGGCTCACGGTCTACACCTTCCGATTCGATCTCGCGGACGCGGTCGCCCTCGTCGACGTCGACGGTCCCCTCGCTGCTCGGCTAGGCGGGAATCTTGAGATCGTCACACCGACGACGTTCTTCGCGCTCCTCCGGCAGGCGTTCGTCCGCGAGGCGGGAGCCCGGCTCGATGCGGCGTGGGGCGATCCGATTGCGTCGACGCTGTTCGCACCGTCTGTGGACCTCGCCGCGGCGCAGGTGGCCGAGGCACGGGCCGCCGTCGTGGGCGGCGATTCCGAACGCGCGGCCCAACGCGCCTTCATTGCCCTCGAGACGCTCCGGGGGATCGGCGCGAGCGAGGCGCTCCTCCTGTCGTTGATCGTCCTGCTCGCCGCCGGGGCGCTCGCGGCCTTCGCGCAACGCTCGGCGCGGCGGACGGCCCAGGCATCCGATCCGATCGATTTCGGAGCGCTCGTCCTCGTCGCGGCGGCCGTCGCCTTCTTCGTGTTCGCGCTCCGCGAGGCGGTGGAACAGAATTTCTGGACTTATCCGTCGATCCTTCTGGGGATCGCAGTGGCGGGGTTCCATCGTCCGCTTCGGCGCTCCCTCGACCGCGCGTATTCGGGCCGGGCCCCCGTCGTTGCCGCGCTGGCGTGTCTCGTCCTCTCGAGCCTCGCGATCCGCACGACGGCTGCGTTCCCGCTCGCGATGATCGGCACCCTTCTCGCGATCGATTCGTACCTCGTCCGGAAGCCGGCGACGCCCTCGACGCTCCTCGCCGCGCTCGGCTTCGGCACGGCGATCGGATTCTTTGGCGGGTTCGACCTCGTCACGTTCTCCGCGATCGCCGTCCTCCTCGTCGTGCCGCCGCTGTTCCTCCCGGAGGGGGCGCCTCCCGCGGAGACGGCCGCGCGGCCCCACCGAGCGGTCTATCCGGGGATCCTCTTGGCGATGCCGCTGACCGCGTTCGCGCTCACGTCATCGTACGCGCTGAGCCTTCGATTGCAGATTCAGGGAGACCTCCTCCCGTTCACCGCCGCCGCGATGCTCGTCCTCGGTCCGACGCTCGCCATCGTCGGGTCGCGGATTCGGCCCGGCCTCTCGCCGACGACCGCACGCGTGGGCGGCCTCAGCCTCGCGGTCGCGTCCTCGGGGCTCGTGCTCGCCTCGAAGGGCACGCTCCCGACGACGCTCGCGCTCCTCGCCCTGTTCACGAGCCTGTCCTTCGCGGCGCTCGCCGGCCTGCGGGAGTCCGCGGCTCGCGGCGGAGACCCGCGTCACGCCCTGGCGACGGCGATCCTCCTCCTCCCTACGATCGTGCTCTTCTTCCGGCTCCCTCCGATCACGTACTCGCTCACGGTCGTGCCGCTCCCCGAGGCCGTCGAGTACTTCCTGTACACCCCGGCGGCGATCATCGCGGCGACCTCGCTCGTCCTCCTGGCCGCCGGATGGATCCTCACGCGGAAGTCGACGTCCGCAAAGGATTATCCCGGGGAGCCCCATGGTGGAGCGAGTGGGCCATGAGGAAGCTCCCGAAGAAGCGGTTCCTCGAGGTCGCGGGGCAGATCGTCCGGAACAAGCTGGCCCGGGAGGCGATCTACCCGTTCTACTGCTCTTTCAAGCTCACGCGCCGATGCAACTTCACGTGCTCGTTCTGTAACTGCTGGCACGTGAAGAACCGCTGGAAGGACATGCCGACGGAGGACGTCAAGGCGGTCCTCGACAACCTCGGACGGTCGTCCGTGATCGTGTGCAGCTTCGAGGGCGGCGATCCGCTCGTGCGGGACGACATCGAGGAACTCCTGCGCTACCAGTACGAGAAGCCGTGGTACCTCCTCTTCACGACGTCGGAGAGAGACATGCAGCAGCGGTACCCCATGGCGGAGTACGGGAAGTACATCGACTTCCTGCACATCTCGATCGACGAGGGCCACAAGAACCTCGACATGTACGACGAGCTCGAGGAATACACGAAGTGGGGTTCGATCGTCACCGTGCAGATCGTCGTGACGAAGAACGACATCGGGGCCCTCGAGCAGAAGATCAAGCGGTGCCAGGACGCCGGGGTGAAGGCGGTCGTCATGTGCGCCGTCCACCTGAAGAACACGAAGGACCACCTGCCGGACCTGTGGCAGATGAGCCGCGTCGGGATCGAGATGAAGCGGAAGTATCCCGGCGTCATCATCTCGCCGGACGGCTACTTCGACCGAATCACGTGGGACCACGGCTGCGACACGTCGTCGATCATCGTCGACGCGGACGGCTTCCTCTGGTACCCGTGTCGAGTGCTCGAAGAGAAGACGATCAACCTGATCGACTCCGACCTGATGGCGTACCTCGAATCGCCGGACGCCCGGGAGCGGCGACAACGCATGGCGGCGTGCGACATCCAGTGCGCGTGGTACCAGTACTACGCGACGCAGAGCTTCGTGAACCCACGGGAGCTGCTCTCCGCGTGGATGCCGTACTACCGCGACCTCCTGAACGGCGGGAAGCAGCCGACCTTCGGGGCGCCCGCACTCGCGCCGAGGGATCCGCGAGACCTGATCCATGCGCAGATTCTCCAGGAGAGCGCGATGAAGGGCCCCGATCCCGGTGGCCGACCGATGATGGAGCTCCCTGTGGTCGAGCCGCCGCGCATGAGCCCGTGATGCGGTGTCGGCCGCCTCGGCTTAACATGTTAACCAGTCGCGAGGGCGCATCGTGCCTTGGACGTGCGGCTGCTGTGGCGTTCCGGTCCTGGCACGACTAGGAGGACGTGCCGTGGTCGCGCCATCGAGGCAACGGGTGCGGTCGCTAGGACCGTTCGAGCCGGCTTAACATGTTAACCAAAAGGTGACAGGCGTCGGGCCTACGGTTGTTTGGGCTCTCGACGGCCTCGGCTTAACATGTTAACCAAAGGCGAGTACTTTCACTGCTCCCGGCGAAAGGCTATAATATAGCTTCATCCATGGGATGGAGCGTGACGATTGAAGGGTACGAAGGTGAGCGGATCCTCCTCTCCTATGACGTCTCCGGCGCGGCCCGTTCCGCCGCGGCCCAGGTCTGCCAGATCGTGTTCGGCCGGGTGCGGACCTCGGGGGGTCCCGTGCGCCGGCGCTACGTCGAGCGGGGATTCATCCACCGCCCTGGCGTCGTGTGGATCGGGCAGTCCGTCCTCGTCCTCCCGCCGCCCGACGCTGCGGAGCTCGCGGACCGCCTTCGACGGCTCGGCGTACGGGTGGCCACCGGGCCCGTTGGGATTGCCCGGTCAACGCTGGAGGCGTTTCGCCGTCGGAACTCCGTCGGCTTAACATGTTAACCAGCGCGGGCCTGCGTCCCGCATTGAGAAAATTCAGATATAGGCGCACCTCCCATGCGCCGACGATGGGATGCACCGTCGGGATGGGCGTGACGCCGCATGATCGATTCCGTTGAGGCCGTCCTCCGGCTCCTGCTCGTCTTCGCCCTGGCGTTCGCGGTCGGCCTCGAGCGGCAGGTGCGCCGCAAGCCGGTCGGGTTCGGCACGTTCATCTTCGTCTCGACGGGCGCCGCGACGTTGACGCTTCTCGCGATCACCCTCGAAGAAGAGAACCCGCTACCGCTCCTCGGCGGCGTGATCACGGGGATAGGCTTCCTCGGCGCGGGCGCGTTGATCCGAAGCAACGATCGGGTGTTCGGCTTCACGACGGCGGCGCTCGTGTGGGCCATGGCCGCCCTCGGCGTTGCGGCCGGGGCGGGGCTGTACCTCCTCGTCGCGGTCGACTACGGGATCGTCTGGGCGGTCGTCGTGACGGACCGGGTCCTCGAGGGTAGAGGATTCGGCTCGCACGCGAAGGTCGTGCGCATCACAGTGGCCAACCCTGTCACCCCGGAGGAACTGGACGCCCTCTTGCCGAGCGGGCCGACGCACTTCGAGCGTGTCCATGTGGACAAGGAAGCCCACCGGGTCAACGTCACCGCCCAAGTCCGGATCCGACCCGCGGACGTCCCGAGCCTCCTCGAGTCGCTGCGGTCGAACGACAAGGTCCGCTCGTTCGAGCTCGAGTAGGCCTACGTGGTCGAGTGCGATTCGAAGAAGTCGCTGTACGAGGACGCCATGAGGTCCTCGTCGCCGATCTGGAAGTACCGACGCAAGGCCTCGAGGTGCTGGACGCCCGCCTCCCGCTCCGATTCATCCGCGAGGACCTTCTCGAACTCGATGAACCTCCCGAGACCTCCGACCGTATCGAGGTGGATCTGGACGCCCTGGAAGCGGAAGATCTCTCGCGTCTTGCGGACCTCCACCTTGACGGAGAGGATGCGCGCGAGGATCTCACGGACCGTCGCGGCGTCGGGAATCGGGGCGAGCAGCACGCGGCTCTCCTTCACGCCGCCGACGTCGGGCCGTTCGTAGTACACGAGCTGGCCCTCCGTCGCGCCGGCGACGGAGCGGAGCTTCAGGCGCCGATCGCCGAGCGAGAAGTACGTGTCGACCTGTCGGAAGGTCCCGACGCGCTCCGCGCCCGCCAACAGGGCGCGCGCCTTCCCGAGGTCCTCGTACCGCGCCTTCAGCTCGACGAGATGTTTCGCGCCGGCGTCCATGAGGGGCGAGACGATGCGGATGACAAGAACGTTGGCGTGGCTCAGGCCGACGGCTCGACCGCGGATTCGTCCGGGATCGGGGTCCGCGTCGTGGGCGAGTGCCTGGACGTCGGGAGGGTCGCGAGGCGTTTCGCGGCGTCGAGGTGGCCTTTGGGCTGCGCGACCGCTTCCGTCAGGTGGTCGCGGTGGGCCGTCAGGCTCCGCTTCGCCGCGCGGAACGCACGCGCGTCGGCGAGGGTCGGGTTGGCGGCCGCTGCCTTCAGACTCCGCGCGATCACGATCGTCCGAAGGACGAAGACCGCGATCGCGGCGGGAATCACGAGCCACAACAGGTCCACGGTATCACGCGTCCCGAGAAGGGACAGTATCTTCCTGTGCCGCGTGCTATAAAAGGTTCCCGTTCAAACTATTCACACATGCAAGCGTGCGAGACGAACACACGCACGGGGCCCGTTTTTCTCCGAGGAGACGTGTGCAGGCGTGGCAACCGGAAAGAAGGGTGTAGCTTACGCGCGGACGACCATCCAGACGAACAGGACGACGAAGGCAACGCCGAGGCCCGCGCCGGCCGCGAGGACCAGCCGCGCCAGCCGTTCGATCTGGGCGCGGGTCGTCCGGAGATCCGCATCGTCACGGATCTCGGAGGCCTCGATCCGACGGATGCGAGACAGCAAGGCCGCGTCCAATGTCCCGAAGACCGCGAGGAGGCCCACGAGGATGGCGAGGCTCGACCCGAACACGAACTGTGCGGCGACGAGCCCGGCGGCCAGGAACAGCACGTAGAGGGGTGCCGTCCACCGGATGTAGGAGCGGAGTTGCTCGAGCCGGACGTGCACTAGCCGGACGTCTTGCTCGGTCGACGCGGTGCTCCCTCTCGGCCCCGCACGCGATGGGCCCGGCGCCTACATATCCTTTGAGGGCACGTCCGCCTCGTGCCGCCGTCGGGCGTGCGGCCTCGCGGCCCGGAGGGGCGCGTCGAAGCGTTCGACCGACTTCATCTCGATCTCGAGTCCTTTGCGACGGCCGTCGACGGCATTGGCGAGCGACGCCTTGTAGCCCCGGAGGGAATCGCGGGCCCGTTCGATCGAACCGTCGCGGGCCCGTCGTGCAGCGTCGAGGGATTCCCGGTGCCGATCGAGCGCTTTCTTCGCCTCCGCCAGGGCGCGAACGGCCGGGGCGTTCGGATCGCGGCGGGTGGGCCGACGGCGCGTGCTCGTCACGATCTCGCGACGGGCTCGCGAGGGGCTTCCGTCGTATTGAAGGCATCGCCGCATCCCGATGTGCGGGCCATTCGACGGGTTCGGCCGGTTCCCGCGAATCCTACCGCTGAACAGAGGTAGATTCTCCCGAGGGCCCCGGACGACTGCGATGGCCCTACGCGTACGCCGTGATGCGTCGCTGCGTCCGGAGGTACGCGCGCAAGGCGCTCGCCCGCCACCAGTTCGCCATCGGAAGGCGCAGCCTCCGGGAGAGTTCGCTCTCCGCCTCGGACAGGCTCGGGAACCGCATCGCCTTCTTCGCGAGGGCCGCGCGGGCGAGCTCCCGGTACCGCCAGACGCCGAGCGGCACCCAGTCCTCGTAGACCTCCATGAACACGATGGCCCCGGCCTGACGCCGGCGCGAGGCGAGGTGCTCCAAGACCGGGAGGCGCGTCGCATGGTAGGCGCCCGCGATCTGGTCCGGATACGTCGTGCGGCCGTTCGCGAACTCGTGGTCGTGGGCCGGCGTCGGGTCGGCCGCGAGGTTCCACGCTTCGAGGCCCTCGAACATGAAGGCTTGCGGGAACAGCAGGACCGCCACGTTGTTCGCGAGGCCGCTTGCGCTGTACACCTCGTACTCGTCGATCCACGGATTCGAGCGGACCTCGACGAGGAGGGCCTTCGCGAGGATGTCGTCCACGGCGGTGATCGACCACTCCGTAGGGACGAGCCGGCGTCGCTCCTTCGTGCCGAGGAGGCCGACGGAGAAGGTCCGCGTGATCTGGCTCTGCGTGACCCCGTGATCGTAC is a genomic window of Thermoplasmata archaeon containing:
- a CDS encoding radical SAM protein; its protein translation is MRKLPKKRFLEVAGQIVRNKLAREAIYPFYCSFKLTRRCNFTCSFCNCWHVKNRWKDMPTEDVKAVLDNLGRSSVIVCSFEGGDPLVRDDIEELLRYQYEKPWYLLFTTSERDMQQRYPMAEYGKYIDFLHISIDEGHKNLDMYDELEEYTKWGSIVTVQIVVTKNDIGALEQKIKRCQDAGVKAVVMCAVHLKNTKDHLPDLWQMSRVGIEMKRKYPGVIISPDGYFDRITWDHGCDTSSIIVDADGFLWYPCRVLEEKTINLIDSDLMAYLESPDARERRQRMAACDIQCAWYQYYATQSFVNPRELLSAWMPYYRDLLNGGKQPTFGAPALAPRDPRDLIHAQILQESAMKGPDPGGRPMMELPVVEPPRMSP
- a CDS encoding class IV adenylate cyclase produces the protein MDAGAKHLVELKARYEDLGKARALLAGAERVGTFRQVDTYFSLGDRRLKLRSVAGATEGQLVYYERPDVGGVKESRVLLAPIPDAATVREILARILSVKVEVRKTREIFRFQGVQIHLDTVGGLGRFIEFEKVLADESEREAGVQHLEALRRYFQIGDEDLMASSYSDFFESHSTT
- a CDS encoding MgtC/SapB family protein, with amino-acid sequence MIDSVEAVLRLLLVFALAFAVGLERQVRRKPVGFGTFIFVSTGAATLTLLAITLEEENPLPLLGGVITGIGFLGAGALIRSNDRVFGFTTAALVWAMAALGVAAGAGLYLLVAVDYGIVWAVVVTDRVLEGRGFGSHAKVVRITVANPVTPEELDALLPSGPTHFERVHVDKEAHRVNVTAQVRIRPADVPSLLESLRSNDKVRSFELE
- a CDS encoding radical SAM protein, encoding MDELFGIYVPSPHDSFEIREIHVDSALRKDPLPWLDYSFNPYVGCYHGCVFCFVPRLMRMDRAAWGASVMIKRNAATVLAREVRKLPRGLVAISTATDPYQFVEGKYRITRHALEVLLRADWPVSVLSRSPLMMRDIDLFRRFTSIEVGMSVPTLDDRARSLLEPWAPPIDARLRCLRALSDAGLTTFVGFAPAYPPTGDWTPERIAENFADVGVKKVFTRSLDARWGVREAMLARLRSSDLAPQLLRITDPDTMAPFLAQLAQACRSQGIAFRTPADFRIDPSRASVGMPQMEEGGPGSPPSRVQKKAGS
- a CDS encoding metalloregulator ArsR/SmtB family transcription factor; amino-acid sequence: MRTIVTRDAFFAISDPTRRAVLDLLAGGSRTAGAIAARFPRLTQPAVSRHLKVLRDARLVDVTVKAQQRIYALKPEGLAELYEWVAKYQAMWPDTLSALERYLDARAADEKPKRKKR
- a CDS encoding SRPBCC domain-containing protein, encoding MMAKTGEQRGDEAHVTTRSTERVGTVAFDGEYATIAFERRLRHPVDVVWEALTESEHLARWYMTKAIIEARAGGRIEYWSGPAQVHVTGRILTWDPPRVFEHEWNATLRADLPDERSVVRWELEPDGEGTILRLTHRRLTRRTAIGFAPGVHAFLDRLEDQLDGVPLADWPARVEEVRAGYPSSGRWE
- a CDS encoding VOC family protein; translated protein: MQRQTMIEKLTHVPIVVSDQEKALRFCTEALGFEKRADYQLPGNPRWLTVGLKGEELEFVLTHGTQKVETGVGPEAGTGGHHIAFLTEDCVAGYERLKARGVDFHVGAYKEPQKQAWGISASFKDPDGNLFTMLQPNIAGKAATNDDRIFQKTTHVPIVVGDQDRALKFYTEALGFEKRQDYQQAGRPRWLTVAPKGQEPEFILLKGRYVVDPRAPPGAGSGGNHWVFKTNDCRKDFEVLKARGVKFKDPAPVEANYGIAAYFTDPDSNHLTLLQPGPAPARKPRGA